Genomic segment of Bacteroidota bacterium:
TATGGATACACGCAAACAGGAATTTACCAGTCAGTAGCTGACATGGATAAGCAACCGACTTTTTCCAACTCATTACCGGGCGATATTTCTTATAAGGATCTGAATAATGATGGAGTAATAACGACTGCAGATAGAGGTTATATCGGTACTCCTTTTCCGCCTTATAGTTTTGGCGGTAATATATCGCTGGATTATAAAGGATTTGATTTTGAAATAGATGGTCAGGGTGCAGCAGGACATAAAATATATACACAACGCCGTACGGCCACATTTGCTGTATTGAATTATGAAGCCAATCGACTGAATGCGTGGACAACACCCGGTAGTACGAATATTGAACCAATCCTTGATAACACAAGAGGAAATAATTTCCTGATGAGTACCTACTATCTTGAACCCGGAGATTATTTCAGGATTCGTATGCTGCAGGTAGGTTATACTTTTACTAAAGGATTTATTACAAAAGCAAGCATTAAAAACATAAGAGTATATCTCAGTGCACAAAATCTGAAAACATGGAGCCAGGTAACCGGTTATTCACCAGAGCCATTAATTGGTAGTATACTCGGAGGCGGTGCAGATAATGGTGCTTATCCTGTTCCTGCCATTTATTCATTGGGTATAAACCTGAACTTCTAAAACACAATTAAACTTCATTATATGAAACAGAATAATTTTTTAAACCGGTTTGCAGTTGTTATAGCTATTATCACCTGCATCATTTTTGTAGTACCGGGGTGTAAAAAAATACTGGACACAGAAGCACAGGGCAGTTATAATGCTGATAACTATCCTTATCCCGGCGGCTCCGGTCCTTACGATCAGTACATATTTGCTGCTTACAACGAATTGCGTCAATTCAATGTGCATGTATTTCCTTTTATACATGCTACCAGCATTCGCAGTGATGATGCTGATAAGGGTAGCACAGCAGCAGATGGTGGTGCCAATTCCATCGATATGGATAATTTTAAAGTATTGCCAGGTAACGGTTTTACCAATGACCTGTGGACGGGTTATTTCGGATTGATCAATAAATGTAATGTTACGATTAAACAGGTGAATACTAACACAACTATTGTTGCATCAGATGCGATAAAAAATCAAACAATTGGTGAAGCAAAATTTTTAAGGGGCTATGCCTATTTTATGATGGTTCGTTTATTTGGCCGTGTACCTTTAATAGATTCAGTATTCAGCAACCCTGCCTCACAAAATAATGTAGCGCAAAGCAGCCCGGCACAATTGTACGCATTTATAGAAAGTGATTTATCCTTCGCTGCTTCTATTTTACCTGCAAGCTGGGATGCAAAATTTGTTGGACGGGCAACAAGCGGTGCCGCCAATGGATTATTGGCAAAGGTTTATTTAACGCAACAAAAATGGGCATCGGCGATGGCTGCTGCTAACCTGGTAATTACTTCAGGCAAGTATGATCTATCAACACCTTATGACAGAATTTTCCGTGAAGAAGGTGAGAACAGTAAAGAATCGGTTTTTGAAGTTCAGGCAACTGCAACAGCAACAGTACCTACTGATAATGGCATTCAATATACTAATGTGCAGGGTGTAAGAGGAAGTGGTGTTTGGGATTTGGGCTGGGGTTTTAATTCACCAAGCCAGAACCTTGCTGATTTTTATGAAGCCAACGATCCCCGCCGGGCAAGAACAATTCTTTTCACAAGTACTGCCACACAAACATACCAGACTATTTATGGAGAGACATTACCGGTAGGTTTACCTAATCCACGTTATAATAATAAGGTTTATTCCAACCCATCTTTGCGTGCCTCTGTTGGTAACCGGTTCGGATGGTGGATGAATGTAAGAATACTCCGTTATGCCGATGTAGTACTGATGTATGCCGAAGCGGCAAATGAAGTAGGTGGCGCTGCTAATATTACTGCTGCGCAAAATGCTTTGAATTCAATACGGGCAAGAGCAAGAGCAGGTGCTCCGGCCGGCACATTACCAGATGTAGTTACTACCGATCAGGCAACATTGCGTGATGCGATCCGTCGTGAACGCCGTGCAGAACTTGCAATGGAGCATGACCGTTTCTTCGACCTGGTACGTTGGGGCATCGCCCAAACAACATTGCATGCTGTGGGTAAAACCAATTTCAGCGACAGTCGTGATGTAATACTACCTATTCCGCAGGTGCAAATGGATCTGAGTGCAGGTGTGCTTACACAAAACTTCGGGTATTAATTTTTGTCAACAATTAAAACTGAAAAAATGAAGATCATAAAATCATATTTAATAAACCAGGTTGGTGTGGCACTACTGTTTACTCTTGCATTTACTTCCTGCAAGAAAGATGGTAACCCCAATGACCTGCCTGGTGTAGACGCTGCGTCTTATGATGGAAAAATAGATGGTTACAGCAGTTCTGATGAAATATTTCCAGCTAATCTTGTTGCATACTGGAACTTTGATGATACAAAAAATGAACTAAAAACCGGAACTGCACCTGCATCATCATTAAATGATAGTTATGTTACTGGAGGTGTAAGAGGTAAAGCACTAAGCCTTGCAGCAGGTTATGTTTTTTTCTCTAACCAGTTTGGTGCATTTAAAACAGATTCTTTGAAGAGTTGGAGTCTCAGTGTCTGGATTAAGATTAAAAACAATGGTACAAAAAGAACAATGGTGTTTCAATTGGCCAGGCCTACCATGTTTAACGGCAATATCAATTTTGCTTTGAATACGAATGGTTACCCGGCTACCAATGATACTGTACTCAGGATTCAACCCACTTTTTTAACCATAGGCGGCGGTACACAAGACAATCTGAATAATGTGCTGGATAAAACTAACCTTAATAATTGGGTGCATCTTGTGCTAACGTATGATTATAATACTGGTGTATTTAACAACTGGATGAATGGAGTGAAAGTGGGCAATTTCCCTAACCGTGGCGTAGGAAATAGTTTGTTTAAATCGTATGAACCCAGCCAGGTACTTATTGGCGCTAATTATAATGCAGCAGGAATGACGGTAAGTGCAGATGTTTCATTTGCTGCTATGACCGGGCAATTAGATGAACTGCGAATATTCAACCGGACGTTGCCTGACGCACATATAAAAGCATTATATAATCTCGGAAAGGCTAACAAATAAATTTTAATAAAGCACATCATTGCACTGTAAGGTCAACGGTGTGCTTTTTTATTTCAATTATAAAATTTTGTTTGCTGATGAAAAACATAATTTATTTTTTATTCTGTTTCATATTTTCATTGGCTTGTAGCCCTTCCCAAAAAACAAACAGTGTAGTGAGTTTGCCCACAGAAGATGAAAAAATTTTTACAGAGGTGCAAAAACAAAGCTTTCAGTATTTCTATGACGGAGCGGAACCTACAAGCGGCCTTGCAAGAGAACGTTTTCATGCAGATAATATTTACCCGCAAAATGATAAGAACACAGTAACAAGTGGCGGTAGCGGTTTTGGAGTAATGGCCCTGCTTGTTGGTATCGAAAGAGGTTTTATTACAAGAGCAGAAGGAATACAACAGTTTAATAAGATCATTCATTTCCTGGAAACAGCCGACCGTTTTCATGGTGCGTGGCCACACTGGTGGAATGGTGAAACCGGGAAAGTAAAACCATTTGGCCGCAAAGATGATGGTGGTGATTTGGTGGAGAGTTCATTTATGGCGCAGGGCTTACTCTGCGTTCGTCAATATTTTCAGAATGGTAGTGCTGAAGAAAAAGCATTGGCTGCAAGGGCTGATAAACTTTGGAAGGAAATAGATTTTAACTGGTACCGCAACGGGAAGAATATTCTATACTGGCACTGGAGCCCTAACTATGCGTGGGAAATGAATTTTGGTGTTAAGGGTTATAATGAATGTTTGATTATGTATGTGCTTGCGGCAGCATCACCTACACATTCTGTTCCGGTAGAAGTATATAATGAAGGTTGGGCTGATAACGGAAAGATAAAAGATGTAAATAAAACCGATAGTATTGTTTCCAACTATCCTTACAAGCTACAAATGAAACACCAGGGTGATGCGTATAATGGAGGCCCGCTTTTCTGGGCACATTATTCTTATCTCGGTTTGGACCCAAGAGGTTTGAAAGATAAATACGCCGACTATTGGGAAGAATGCAAAAACCAGGCACTCATCAATTACCAATGGTGTGTTGACAATCCAAAAAAGTTTAAAGGTTACGGTCCCAATAGCTGGGGACTT
This window contains:
- a CDS encoding RagB/SusD family nutrient uptake outer membrane protein, giving the protein MKQNNFLNRFAVVIAIITCIIFVVPGCKKILDTEAQGSYNADNYPYPGGSGPYDQYIFAAYNELRQFNVHVFPFIHATSIRSDDADKGSTAADGGANSIDMDNFKVLPGNGFTNDLWTGYFGLINKCNVTIKQVNTNTTIVASDAIKNQTIGEAKFLRGYAYFMMVRLFGRVPLIDSVFSNPASQNNVAQSSPAQLYAFIESDLSFAASILPASWDAKFVGRATSGAANGLLAKVYLTQQKWASAMAAANLVITSGKYDLSTPYDRIFREEGENSKESVFEVQATATATVPTDNGIQYTNVQGVRGSGVWDLGWGFNSPSQNLADFYEANDPRRARTILFTSTATQTYQTIYGETLPVGLPNPRYNNKVYSNPSLRASVGNRFGWWMNVRILRYADVVLMYAEAANEVGGAANITAAQNALNSIRARARAGAPAGTLPDVVTTDQATLRDAIRRERRAELAMEHDRFFDLVRWGIAQTTLHAVGKTNFSDSRDVILPIPQVQMDLSAGVLTQNFGY
- a CDS encoding LamG domain-containing protein, which encodes MKIIKSYLINQVGVALLFTLAFTSCKKDGNPNDLPGVDAASYDGKIDGYSSSDEIFPANLVAYWNFDDTKNELKTGTAPASSLNDSYVTGGVRGKALSLAAGYVFFSNQFGAFKTDSLKSWSLSVWIKIKNNGTKRTMVFQLARPTMFNGNINFALNTNGYPATNDTVLRIQPTFLTIGGGTQDNLNNVLDKTNLNNWVHLVLTYDYNTGVFNNWMNGVKVGNFPNRGVGNSLFKSYEPSQVLIGANYNAAGMTVSADVSFAAMTGQLDELRIFNRTLPDAHIKALYNLGKANK
- a CDS encoding beta-glucosidase, with amino-acid sequence MKNIIYFLFCFIFSLACSPSQKTNSVVSLPTEDEKIFTEVQKQSFQYFYDGAEPTSGLARERFHADNIYPQNDKNTVTSGGSGFGVMALLVGIERGFITRAEGIQQFNKIIHFLETADRFHGAWPHWWNGETGKVKPFGRKDDGGDLVESSFMAQGLLCVRQYFQNGSAEEKALAARADKLWKEIDFNWYRNGKNILYWHWSPNYAWEMNFGVKGYNECLIMYVLAAASPTHSVPVEVYNEGWADNGKIKDVNKTDSIVSNYPYKLQMKHQGDAYNGGPLFWAHYSYLGLDPRGLKDKYADYWEECKNQALINYQWCVDNPKKFKGYGPNSWGLTSSYSIKGYAGHAPTMKRDLGVISPTAALSSFPYTPQQSMAAMKHWFTDLKDKTWGPYGFYDAFSENDNWFLPRYLAIDQGPIVVMMENYRSGLLWNLFMSCPEIKEGLKKLGFESPWLKK